A stretch of bacterium DNA encodes these proteins:
- the alaS gene encoding alanine--tRNA ligase, protein MPTVQEIRQLFLSFFEERGHLVRPSAPLVLRDDPTSLFTSAGMQPYMAAYRGEEAPPAPRVASIQKCNRTVDIEGVGIHNRYCTFFEMLGNFSFGDYFKQEAVDFAWEFFNDVLELPRERLWFTVYTDDDETEEIWHKRIGIPRERILRFGRSDNFWPKARWEGPCGPCSEIHIDLGEEYSCGSPTCRVNCDCDRYLELWNLVFQMYTEAEDGTLTPLPKPGVDTGMGLERLALVLQDKPYVAETDELWQICSAIVEAINSQRTTPLAYGDAAETDLALRIMTDHLRASTFIMNDGVVPSADGAGYVLRRFIRRAYRFGRQAGATRPFLHEALPAVAAAMGEAYPELRDKVEFSAKLMHREEERFAGTLESGISLLEEIVDGLQGTVIGGQEAFRLYDTYGFPLELTVELAAERDLTVDEAAFAEAMEAQRVRSRGETVGLAGSRDVELSAGLPATEFVGYETTAAEAQTLAFVRDDKVVDGLEEGDEGGLVLDQTPFYAERGGQVGDRGRIVFPDGVFEVANTLPLGDTILHVGRMASGVTEPGRVLAEVDPSRRRAICAAHTGTHLLHEALRRALGTHVDQSGSLVAPDRLRFDFTHHESVARDILDRVEDQVNEWVVGDLPVAIATIEFQAARDAGARALFTEKYGDVVRTVKVGDVSMELCGGTHCASTGQVGSLRILSESSIAAGVRRIEAVTGLEAVRHGRHVEAELVSIAKALGCTVEEAPGRVAGLQARLAELQHELKQARQARSAMNLDSLQTVEIGGLKVVAAEIPGVDAEMLSSLVDQVADKSGEGVTILATVEDGKVLFMAKASDGAVRAGVHAGNLVKELATRCGGGGGGRPQFARAGGKDPEKLGEALAAVAGLVEGQLK, encoded by the coding sequence ATGCCTACCGTGCAGGAGATTCGACAGCTTTTCCTGAGCTTCTTTGAGGAGCGTGGCCATCTCGTCCGCCCCAGCGCGCCGCTGGTGCTGCGCGACGACCCGACGAGCCTGTTCACCAGCGCCGGCATGCAGCCGTACATGGCGGCCTACCGGGGTGAGGAGGCGCCGCCGGCCCCGCGCGTGGCCAGCATCCAAAAGTGCAACCGCACCGTGGACATCGAGGGTGTCGGCATCCACAACCGCTACTGCACCTTCTTCGAGATGCTGGGCAACTTCTCGTTCGGCGACTACTTCAAGCAAGAAGCCGTGGACTTCGCCTGGGAGTTCTTCAACGACGTGCTCGAGCTCCCGCGCGAACGCCTGTGGTTCACCGTCTACACCGATGACGACGAGACCGAGGAGATCTGGCACAAGCGCATCGGCATCCCCCGCGAGCGCATCCTGCGCTTCGGGCGCAGCGACAACTTCTGGCCCAAGGCGCGCTGGGAGGGGCCCTGCGGCCCTTGCAGCGAGATCCACATTGACCTGGGCGAGGAGTACTCCTGCGGCAGTCCCACGTGCCGGGTGAACTGCGACTGCGACCGCTACCTGGAGCTGTGGAACCTCGTATTCCAGATGTACACCGAGGCTGAGGACGGGACGCTCACGCCGCTGCCCAAGCCCGGCGTAGACACCGGCATGGGCCTGGAGCGGCTGGCGCTGGTCCTGCAGGACAAGCCATACGTCGCCGAGACCGACGAACTGTGGCAGATCTGCAGCGCCATCGTCGAGGCCATCAACTCGCAGCGCACCACGCCGCTGGCGTATGGGGACGCCGCCGAGACCGACCTGGCCCTGCGCATCATGACCGACCATCTCCGCGCCTCGACGTTCATCATGAACGACGGGGTCGTGCCCAGCGCCGACGGGGCGGGCTACGTGTTGCGGCGCTTCATCCGCCGCGCCTACCGCTTCGGGCGGCAGGCGGGCGCCACCCGGCCCTTCTTGCACGAGGCGCTGCCGGCCGTGGCCGCCGCCATGGGCGAGGCCTACCCCGAGTTGCGGGACAAGGTGGAGTTCTCCGCCAAGCTCATGCACCGGGAAGAGGAGCGGTTTGCCGGGACGCTCGAGTCGGGCATCAGCCTGCTCGAGGAGATCGTGGACGGACTGCAGGGCACGGTCATCGGCGGTCAGGAAGCCTTCCGGCTCTACGACACGTACGGCTTCCCGCTGGAGCTGACCGTCGAGCTGGCCGCCGAGCGCGACCTGACGGTGGACGAGGCGGCCTTCGCCGAGGCCATGGAGGCCCAGCGGGTGCGGTCGCGCGGGGAGACCGTGGGGCTGGCCGGATCGCGCGATGTGGAGCTGTCGGCGGGGCTCCCGGCCACGGAGTTCGTGGGCTACGAGACGACAGCGGCGGAGGCGCAGACGCTGGCCTTTGTCCGCGACGACAAGGTCGTGGACGGCCTCGAGGAGGGTGACGAGGGCGGGCTGGTGCTCGACCAGACGCCCTTCTACGCCGAGCGAGGCGGCCAGGTCGGCGACCGCGGCCGGATCGTCTTCCCCGACGGCGTCTTCGAGGTGGCCAACACGCTGCCCCTGGGTGACACCATCCTGCACGTCGGCCGCATGGCCAGCGGCGTGACCGAGCCGGGCCGGGTCCTCGCCGAAGTGGACCCGTCGCGGCGGCGGGCCATCTGCGCGGCCCACACCGGCACGCACCTGCTGCACGAGGCCTTGCGCCGGGCGCTGGGGACGCACGTGGACCAGTCCGGCTCGCTCGTGGCGCCCGACAGGCTGCGCTTCGACTTCACCCATCACGAGAGCGTGGCGCGGGACATCCTGGACCGCGTAGAGGACCAGGTGAACGAGTGGGTGGTGGGCGATCTGCCGGTGGCGATCGCCACCATCGAGTTCCAGGCTGCCCGCGACGCCGGGGCCCGGGCGCTGTTCACCGAGAAGTACGGCGATGTCGTCCGCACCGTGAAGGTCGGCGACGTGAGCATGGAGCTATGCGGCGGCACGCACTGCGCCAGCACCGGGCAGGTCGGCTCGCTGCGTATCCTGTCCGAGAGCAGCATCGCCGCCGGGGTGCGGCGCATTGAGGCCGTGACCGGGCTGGAGGCCGTGCGGCACGGACGGCACGTCGAGGCCGAGCTGGTCAGCATCGCCAAGGCTCTCGGCTGCACTGTCGAGGAAGCCCCGGGTCGTGTGGCGGGGCTGCAGGCGCGGCTGGCGGAGTTGCAGCATGAGCTGAAGCAGGCCCGACAGGCGCGGTCGGCCATGAACCTCGACAGCCTGCAGACGGTTGAGATTGGCGGCCTGAAGGTCGTCGCGGCCGAGATCCCCGGCGTGGATGCCGAGATGCTGAGCAGCCTGGTGGACCAGGTGGCCGACAAGAGCGGCGAGGGGGTGACGATCCTGGCCACGGTTGAGGACGGCAAGGTGCTGTTCATGGCCAAGGCCAGTGACGGCGCCGTCCGGGCCGGGGTGCATGCCGGGAACCTGGTGAAGGAACTCGCGACGCGGTGTGGTGGTGGCGGGGGCGGGCGGCCGCAGTTCGCCCGAGCCGGCGGCAAGGACCCCGAGAAGCTCGGCGAGGCGCTGGCGGCGGTGGCGGGGTTGGTGGAGGGGCAGTTGAAGTAA
- a CDS encoding ATP-binding protein produces MSSPLDRDSLEVTIPCEPRFLSVVRLTVAGAAARAGLGVAEIDDVKVAVSEACTNAIEHAFPPAEGKACPAIRIRMTARDGELRLEVEDEGSGFDPKHLPRVDLEQRVSEEGGLGVYLMRQLMDEVKIESAPGSGTKITMVKRSAR; encoded by the coding sequence ATGAGCAGTCCCCTGGACCGTGACAGCCTGGAGGTGACGATCCCCTGCGAGCCGCGGTTCCTGTCAGTGGTGCGGCTGACGGTAGCCGGAGCCGCCGCGCGCGCCGGGCTGGGCGTCGCCGAGATTGATGATGTGAAGGTGGCCGTCTCCGAGGCCTGCACCAATGCCATCGAGCATGCCTTCCCCCCGGCCGAGGGCAAGGCGTGCCCCGCCATCCGTATCCGCATGACCGCTCGGGACGGCGAGCTGCGGCTCGAAGTGGAAGACGAGGGCAGCGGCTTCGACCCCAAGCATCTGCCGCGGGTGGACCTGGAGCAGCGGGTGTCCGAGGAGGGCGGGCTGGGCGTCTACCTGATGCGGCAGCTCATGGATGAGGTGAAGATCGAGAGCGCTCCCGGCAGCGGTACGAAGATCACGATGGTCAAGCGCTCGGCGAGGTGA
- a CDS encoding AI-2E family transporter: protein MTGRVWWQAVSAVLVGVLLALVARYVFVHSLAILVLFALGWLVAWVMDPLLDAMQRRGMKRMAAVWVVTAGFVVVLAVGGVLIVPRLVAQVQDAASHWQDYSATAQTTYEYWHQRLTEYVNAQYPGVEIMPFLDDKVAEASAWLARNIPTFLQWLSQQLIASVGLVGMGFLLLVISFHFMNLIDPLRESIRKMLPASADGEVDRLGTQINAMLGQYLRGIVLVSILTGITVTLVLSTVSIFFGTKYALILGLVSGITYMIPYVGPTVSCVSAGFFGYVTAAQSPWWACGVSIAGMLAINQVFDTFVTPRIVGQRVGLHPLVMLFSVFIGVALLGIPGMIIATPVAASMKIVLARWLPIKQVNFTAPCGKRRLDIDVAASLNLLAMNVARIRRDVETVLRHEAHESPGGAHKPPAEPPDEGEV from the coding sequence ATGACTGGTCGCGTCTGGTGGCAAGCCGTTTCCGCCGTGCTCGTGGGCGTGCTGCTGGCGTTGGTGGCGCGCTACGTGTTCGTGCACAGCCTCGCCATCCTGGTGCTCTTCGCCCTGGGATGGCTCGTGGCGTGGGTGATGGACCCGCTGCTGGACGCCATGCAGCGCCGTGGCATGAAGCGGATGGCGGCCGTGTGGGTGGTCACGGCGGGGTTCGTCGTGGTGCTGGCGGTGGGGGGCGTGCTGATCGTCCCGCGATTGGTCGCGCAGGTGCAGGACGCTGCCAGCCACTGGCAGGACTACTCGGCCACGGCGCAGACGACCTACGAGTACTGGCACCAGCGCCTGACGGAGTATGTCAACGCCCAGTATCCGGGCGTGGAGATCATGCCGTTCCTAGATGACAAGGTGGCGGAGGCCAGCGCCTGGCTGGCGCGCAACATCCCCACCTTCTTGCAGTGGCTCAGCCAGCAACTGATCGCCTCGGTCGGCCTGGTCGGCATGGGCTTCCTGCTGCTGGTCATCAGCTTCCATTTCATGAACCTGATTGACCCGCTCCGCGAGAGCATCCGCAAGATGCTGCCGGCGAGCGCGGACGGGGAAGTGGACCGCCTCGGCACGCAGATCAACGCCATGCTGGGGCAGTACCTGCGCGGGATCGTGCTGGTCAGCATCCTGACGGGCATCACGGTCACGCTGGTCCTGAGCACCGTCAGCATCTTCTTCGGCACCAAGTATGCCCTGATCCTGGGCCTGGTGTCGGGCATCACGTACATGATCCCGTACGTGGGGCCGACCGTCAGTTGCGTCAGCGCCGGGTTCTTCGGCTACGTCACCGCCGCCCAGTCGCCCTGGTGGGCCTGCGGCGTCTCCATCGCGGGGATGCTGGCGATCAACCAGGTCTTCGACACCTTCGTGACGCCGCGCATCGTCGGGCAGCGGGTCGGGTTGCATCCGCTCGTGATGCTGTTCTCGGTCTTCATCGGGGTCGCGCTGCTGGGGATACCCGGGATGATCATCGCCACGCCGGTGGCGGCCAGCATGAAGATCGTGCTGGCGCGGTGGCTGCCCATCAAACAGGTGAATTTCACCGCGCCCTGCGGCAAGCGGCGGCTGGACATTGACGTGGCCGCGAGCCTGAACCTGCTGGCGATGAATGTGGCTCGCATTCGGCGGGATGTGGAGACGGTGCTGCGGCACGAGGCGCATGAGAGCCCGGGAGGCGCGCACAAGCCGCCTGCCGAGCCGCCCGACGAAGGGGAAGTGTAG
- a CDS encoding HEAT repeat domain-containing protein yields MQARRVSARGFIIRALVAIAVVVLVVKYVTFYQAEMASQPHIINSLIADLRDPDVHVRAAAAQALGKTGNKQVANALLEALQNDRELLDVVMEALQNLEISFDFRTATAQAPRPGWVEAARRALRQYAGMWNQRLTALARAISFVIVYLPPLLLFNYVDRRWGLMEWVLRWLNQERYRQIIRHVVHGGLFVGCFLVSQVFYARLMVEPVEMPQPTDVTMQLVKIEMAGQKRAVEAVPMLVGVLENLDAVPELRWRAAYSLGRIANRQGLPALLRALRDGDPKVRQYAAWAVGNTCAVEALRQSEAEPLLLRFCTYCGAKVRPDDQRCGECGQKIRRTFGLEERKDEKGQKGVGQ; encoded by the coding sequence ATGCAAGCCAGGAGAGTGTCGGCGCGGGGTTTCATCATCCGGGCCCTGGTTGCCATCGCTGTCGTCGTGCTGGTGGTCAAGTACGTCACTTTCTACCAGGCGGAGATGGCGTCGCAGCCCCACATCATCAACTCGCTGATCGCCGATCTGCGGGACCCGGACGTCCACGTGCGCGCCGCCGCCGCCCAGGCACTGGGCAAGACGGGCAACAAGCAGGTCGCCAACGCACTCCTGGAGGCTCTCCAGAACGACCGGGAGCTGCTGGACGTGGTCATGGAGGCCCTGCAGAACCTGGAGATCAGCTTCGACTTCCGGACGGCAACGGCGCAGGCCCCGCGTCCGGGGTGGGTCGAGGCCGCGCGGCGCGCCCTGCGGCAGTACGCCGGGATGTGGAACCAGCGCCTGACGGCCCTCGCTCGTGCCATATCGTTCGTGATCGTCTACCTGCCTCCGCTGCTGTTGTTCAACTACGTGGACCGGCGGTGGGGCCTGATGGAGTGGGTATTGCGGTGGTTGAACCAGGAGCGGTACCGGCAGATCATCAGGCATGTTGTCCATGGGGGCCTCTTCGTGGGCTGTTTCCTCGTCAGCCAGGTCTTCTACGCGCGCTTGATGGTTGAGCCGGTGGAGATGCCGCAACCCACGGACGTGACGATGCAGTTGGTCAAGATCGAGATGGCCGGGCAGAAGCGGGCTGTGGAAGCGGTGCCGATGCTTGTGGGCGTGCTCGAGAACCTCGACGCCGTGCCCGAGTTGCGCTGGCGGGCGGCCTACTCGCTCGGCCGGATCGCCAACCGGCAGGGCCTCCCGGCCCTGCTGCGGGCCTTGCGTGACGGCGACCCCAAGGTGCGGCAGTATGCGGCCTGGGCGGTGGGCAACACCTGCGCCGTCGAGGCCCTGCGCCAGTCCGAGGCCGAGCCCCTGCTGCTGCGCTTCTGTACCTACTGCGGCGCGAAGGTCAGGCCGGACGACCAGCGCTGCGGCGAGTGCGGGCAGAAGATCAGACGCACCTTCGGCCTTGAGGAACGCAAAGACGAGAAGGGGCAGAAGGGCGTCGGCCAGTAG
- a CDS encoding SigB/SigF/SigG family RNA polymerase sigma factor, whose amino-acid sequence MESRWDEMTTDEMFAELRHTSDPELRAALIERHEGLVRHVARRYMNSGESYEDIVSVGHLGLVNAVDRFDPTRGTKFATFAVPTIKGEIRRYFRDRTWGLRVPRRVQELSLKARQALEEMTQRHGRSPTYAELAEQLHVGEEDVIEAMEVGRQHDLLSIDAAQDDEDGFGQSAADRAGDVDVDLESLGQRSEISWALQQLPARQRLIVIMRFYMDMSQQDVGERLGISQMHVSRLQQKALVRLRQVLQRQG is encoded by the coding sequence GTGGAGTCTCGCTGGGATGAGATGACCACGGACGAGATGTTCGCGGAGTTGCGACACACCTCCGACCCCGAGCTGCGTGCCGCCCTCATCGAGCGGCATGAAGGCTTGGTGCGGCATGTTGCCCGCCGGTACATGAACTCCGGCGAGTCGTACGAGGATATCGTGAGCGTCGGCCACCTGGGCCTGGTCAACGCGGTGGACCGCTTCGACCCGACGCGTGGCACCAAGTTCGCCACCTTCGCCGTCCCCACCATCAAGGGCGAGATTCGGCGCTACTTCCGCGACCGCACCTGGGGTCTGCGAGTGCCGCGCCGGGTGCAGGAGCTGTCGCTCAAAGCGCGCCAGGCCCTCGAGGAGATGACGCAGCGGCACGGGCGCTCACCCACGTATGCGGAGCTGGCCGAGCAACTGCACGTGGGGGAAGAGGATGTCATCGAGGCGATGGAGGTCGGGCGCCAGCACGACCTGCTGAGCATTGACGCTGCTCAGGACGATGAGGACGGCTTCGGACAGAGTGCCGCCGACCGGGCGGGTGACGTGGATGTGGACCTGGAGAGCCTGGGACAGCGCTCGGAGATCTCCTGGGCGCTGCAACAGCTCCCGGCGCGGCAGCGCCTCATCGTCATCATGCGCTTCTACATGGACATGTCCCAGCAGGATGTGGGGGAGAGGCTGGGCATCTCCCAGATGCACGTCTCGCGCCTGCAGCAGAAGGCGCTGGTGCGCCTGCGGCAAGTGCTGCAGCGACAAGGCTGA
- a CDS encoding STAS domain-containing protein yields the protein MNIQKTALSDEATLFAPAGELDAYTGPQLREELAEAVADGARWLVLDMSRVEYIDSVGLGIIVGAAKRTVEQGGNLAVVAARPNVLRVFEISGTRELLNVVETLDEARERLSWPVGGCGCDDAPAPADHGVKGGEQ from the coding sequence GTGAACATACAGAAGACAGCTCTGAGTGACGAGGCAACGCTGTTTGCGCCCGCGGGCGAGCTGGATGCCTACACCGGGCCGCAACTGCGGGAGGAGCTGGCGGAGGCGGTGGCGGACGGGGCGCGCTGGCTGGTGCTCGACATGAGCCGGGTCGAGTACATTGACAGCGTCGGACTCGGGATCATCGTGGGCGCCGCCAAGCGGACCGTGGAGCAGGGGGGCAATCTGGCCGTCGTGGCGGCCCGGCCCAATGTACTGCGCGTCTTCGAGATCTCCGGCACGCGTGAGTTGCTCAATGTCGTGGAGACGCTCGACGAGGCCCGGGAGCGACTGTCCTGGCCGGTAGGGGGGTGCGGGTGTGACGACGCGCCCGCCCCGGCCGATCACGGTGTGAAGGGGGGAGAGCAATGA
- a CDS encoding DUF4062 domain-containing protein: MPTAFISSASRDLGADRRAAAAAARAAGLEPFLYEDEMGGRTASPEVACLDEVRKTDLVILLLGQWYGSRTADGKSPTHLEYETALDEGKPVLVYIRRVEREADQQTFVAEVQDWAAGECCQEYDTPDDLGPLVQADVRRFLDEAVDDRAFERVFPRYIPRYLGSTVKQHETAQEENIPYLPLSASVAPLAAGRGVPETAASVDVQELIGQTRASGGVLLLRGDAGSGKTYSLRMAVYEAAREALALPPERRRNPMLPVPVLVSLANYQRVPDVQPHEEILSLVARALRQHGFPPVLTLDHARRFLATQRFCFCFDGLNEIAEGDLRSAVTALRDFVARHPNEGMVFTARSHFVERRRDLWERTLGAQCATLDDLALHQLRDYLASGFLDEEAVQQIGDKLSDPDTFTLAQKPLFLFVLIKTITRLGEARVTKGSLLGQFVDMALAMDLREKASYVNQLSTDLKLQVISTLGYQAHEAGTHTFGLPVLRSILQVAVPTTDPDSDARVMAEELVENGILAQVGGSLRFWHPALQEYCAALEIRRLAIEPLLAAGPRGPHGLRHRLTQQIMHWCQGRGWEEPMSLAFGFIADEALANDLLERIRETNTVLAGKCIGNSSVVREQVVQNFTEELQREFALARIDWILLAYYCLAVGGGVVLAVFPSKQTEVVSAVLGWLVTHVGSLAFIPSRLQFVSVFVMAAVCTEVLRLAVNRHMLSAVVLPSLVALVEARQPLANGALRRMRQLAATSPWPANERATAALNLFCYRSHQGEAETLAALDRDAERILVLAALKDTPYLSVISAVCSRLADLTDRECRVAVGSLLGLKPLPSAEFLRESLPSVMEQTARFGYATRKRAAALAAAVGLPYEPPRRSVHDLGMALHNTPPIMTLALFVVALWLVGAGLAALREALDGVLVPFLHHVLRG; this comes from the coding sequence GTGCCTACTGCCTTCATCAGTTCGGCCAGTCGAGACCTGGGCGCCGATCGCCGGGCGGCCGCCGCGGCTGCCCGGGCGGCGGGCCTGGAGCCGTTCCTGTATGAGGACGAGATGGGTGGCCGCACCGCGAGCCCCGAGGTGGCCTGTCTGGACGAAGTGCGCAAGACCGACCTGGTTATCCTCCTGCTGGGGCAATGGTACGGCTCACGGACGGCGGACGGCAAGTCACCCACCCACCTGGAGTATGAGACGGCCCTGGATGAGGGCAAGCCGGTGTTGGTCTACATCAGGCGCGTCGAGCGCGAGGCCGACCAGCAGACCTTCGTGGCTGAGGTGCAGGACTGGGCCGCGGGCGAGTGCTGCCAGGAGTACGACACCCCCGACGACCTCGGGCCGCTGGTGCAGGCTGACGTCCGCCGCTTCCTTGACGAGGCCGTGGACGACCGCGCCTTCGAACGGGTCTTCCCCCGCTACATCCCCCGCTATCTGGGCAGCACCGTCAAGCAGCATGAGACCGCCCAGGAGGAGAACATCCCCTATCTGCCGCTGAGCGCCTCGGTGGCGCCGCTAGCGGCCGGGAGGGGTGTCCCCGAGACGGCAGCCTCAGTGGACGTGCAGGAGTTGATCGGCCAGACCCGTGCCTCCGGCGGGGTACTGCTGTTGCGGGGTGACGCCGGCAGCGGCAAGACCTACTCGCTGCGCATGGCTGTCTACGAGGCCGCGCGCGAGGCGCTGGCCCTGCCCCCCGAGCGCCGGCGCAACCCCATGCTCCCGGTGCCGGTGCTGGTGAGCCTGGCCAACTACCAGCGGGTGCCGGACGTGCAGCCGCATGAGGAGATCCTGTCGCTGGTGGCGCGAGCCCTGCGCCAGCACGGCTTCCCGCCGGTGCTCACGCTGGACCACGCCCGGCGCTTCCTGGCCACCCAGCGCTTCTGCTTCTGCTTCGATGGCCTGAACGAGATCGCGGAGGGCGACCTGCGCTCCGCCGTCACTGCCCTGCGGGACTTCGTGGCACGTCACCCGAACGAAGGCATGGTGTTCACCGCCCGGTCACACTTCGTGGAGCGGCGCCGCGACCTGTGGGAGCGGACTCTCGGCGCGCAGTGCGCGACGCTGGACGACCTGGCTCTGCACCAGTTGCGGGACTACCTGGCTTCCGGCTTCCTGGACGAGGAGGCCGTCCAGCAAATCGGTGACAAGCTCAGCGACCCCGACACCTTCACCCTGGCGCAGAAGCCACTGTTCCTGTTCGTCCTCATCAAGACCATCACGCGCCTGGGCGAGGCCCGCGTCACCAAGGGGAGCCTGCTCGGGCAGTTCGTGGACATGGCCCTAGCGATGGACCTGCGGGAGAAGGCCTCCTACGTCAACCAGTTGTCCACCGATCTGAAACTGCAGGTGATCTCAACGCTGGGCTATCAGGCGCACGAGGCCGGCACGCACACTTTCGGCCTGCCGGTGCTGCGGTCCATTCTGCAGGTGGCCGTGCCGACGACCGACCCGGACAGCGACGCCCGGGTCATGGCCGAGGAGTTGGTGGAGAACGGTATCCTGGCCCAGGTCGGGGGCTCCCTGCGGTTCTGGCACCCGGCGCTGCAGGAGTACTGCGCGGCCCTGGAGATCCGCCGGCTGGCCATCGAGCCCTTGCTGGCGGCCGGGCCCCGGGGCCCCCACGGCCTCCGCCACCGCCTGACCCAGCAGATCATGCACTGGTGCCAGGGGCGGGGCTGGGAGGAGCCGATGTCCCTCGCCTTCGGCTTCATCGCGGACGAGGCCCTGGCCAACGACCTGCTGGAGCGCATCCGGGAGACGAACACGGTGCTGGCAGGCAAGTGCATCGGCAACAGCAGCGTCGTCCGCGAGCAGGTGGTCCAGAACTTCACGGAGGAGTTGCAGCGGGAGTTCGCCCTGGCGCGGATTGACTGGATCCTGCTGGCGTACTATTGCCTGGCCGTCGGTGGCGGGGTGGTGCTGGCGGTGTTCCCGTCGAAGCAGACAGAGGTGGTTAGCGCCGTCCTGGGCTGGCTCGTGACGCATGTCGGCTCGCTGGCCTTCATCCCGAGCCGGCTGCAGTTCGTGAGTGTCTTCGTGATGGCGGCCGTCTGCACCGAGGTGCTGCGCCTGGCGGTCAACCGGCACATGCTCTCGGCGGTGGTCCTGCCGTCCCTGGTGGCGCTGGTCGAGGCTCGGCAGCCTTTGGCCAACGGGGCCCTGCGGCGGATGCGGCAGTTGGCCGCCACGAGCCCGTGGCCCGCCAACGAGCGGGCCACCGCCGCGCTGAACCTGTTCTGCTACCGGTCGCACCAGGGCGAGGCGGAGACGCTGGCGGCGCTGGACCGCGACGCTGAGCGCATCCTGGTGCTCGCCGCCCTGAAGGACACGCCCTACCTGTCGGTCATCAGCGCCGTCTGCAGTCGGCTGGCCGACCTGACGGACAGGGAGTGCCGCGTAGCCGTGGGCAGCCTGCTGGGGCTCAAGCCCCTGCCCTCGGCGGAGTTCCTCCGGGAGTCCCTGCCGTCGGTCATGGAGCAGACGGCCCGGTTCGGCTATGCCACGCGCAAGCGCGCCGCGGCGCTGGCGGCGGCGGTCGGCCTGCCCTACGAGCCGCCCCGGCGCTCCGTGCATGACCTCGGGATGGCTCTGCACAATACGCCCCCGATCATGACGCTCGCCCTATTCGTCGTGGCGCTGTGGTTGGTCGGGGCAGGTCTGGCTGCCCTGCGAGAGGCACTTGACGGTGTGCTCGTACCCTTCTTGCACCACGTGCTTCGAGGCTGA
- a CDS encoding replication-associated recombination protein A, with protein MDTLPPDNLFAADDLQHMPLAARMRPRTLEEFVGQEHLVGPRALLRRALDSDAPPSMIFVGPAGSGKSTLATIIAGMTRHHFEPLSAVTSGVSDIRKAAAAAEERRRLHSRRTLVFLDEIHRLNKAQQDSLLPFVERGTFTLIGATTENPFFSLTMPLRSRCRLYQLKPLSAEQVLGLLQRALADGERGLGTVAVEVAPEALAHLSEGCNGDARTALSALEMAVLTAQPGEQGVRHVSLSAAEEALQQPVLKYDRAGDEHYDTISAVIKAMRGSDPDAAIYWLAKMLEAGEDPRFIARRIVIQAAEDVGLADPTALRVAIAAADAVEYVGLPEAQIPLAMATIHLATAPKSNSAYLAIAQAREDVAKEGAARVPDHLAGSARLDKSSQPYLYPHDYPGGWVAQDYLPPGLSGRRYYNPKDNRREQLIAEHLEALRAQREGRSVEARPPVQASPAAAPETPPTTTAGTRDEQGEHTEDSSE; from the coding sequence ATGGACACCCTACCGCCCGACAACCTGTTTGCCGCTGACGACCTGCAGCACATGCCCCTGGCGGCGCGCATGCGCCCCCGCACGCTCGAGGAGTTTGTGGGCCAGGAGCACCTGGTCGGCCCCCGGGCGCTGCTGCGCCGGGCCCTCGACAGCGATGCCCCGCCCTCGATGATCTTCGTCGGGCCGGCCGGATCGGGCAAGAGCACCCTGGCCACGATCATCGCCGGCATGACCCGCCACCACTTCGAGCCGCTGTCGGCCGTGACTTCGGGCGTGAGCGACATCCGCAAGGCAGCCGCGGCCGCCGAGGAGCGTCGCCGCCTGCACAGCCGCCGCACGCTGGTCTTCCTGGACGAGATCCACCGCCTCAACAAGGCTCAGCAGGACTCGCTGCTGCCCTTCGTGGAGCGGGGGACTTTCACGCTGATCGGCGCCACCACCGAGAACCCCTTCTTCAGCCTGACAATGCCGCTACGGTCGCGCTGCCGGCTCTACCAACTCAAGCCGCTGAGTGCCGAGCAGGTGCTGGGGCTGCTGCAGCGGGCCCTGGCCGATGGGGAGCGGGGCCTGGGCACGGTGGCCGTTGAGGTGGCTCCGGAGGCGCTCGCGCACCTGTCCGAGGGCTGCAACGGCGACGCCCGGACGGCCCTGAGCGCGCTGGAGATGGCCGTGCTCACCGCCCAGCCCGGTGAGCAGGGCGTACGGCATGTGTCCCTGTCGGCCGCCGAGGAAGCCCTGCAGCAGCCGGTGCTCAAGTACGACCGCGCCGGCGACGAGCACTATGACACCATCTCGGCGGTCATCAAGGCCATGCGCGGCTCCGACCCGGACGCGGCGATCTATTGGCTGGCCAAGATGCTGGAGGCGGGGGAGGACCCGCGGTTCATCGCGCGGCGGATCGTGATCCAGGCCGCCGAGGACGTGGGGCTGGCCGACCCGACGGCGCTGCGTGTTGCTATCGCCGCCGCCGATGCTGTAGAATACGTCGGCCTGCCCGAGGCGCAGATTCCGCTGGCCATGGCGACGATCCACCTGGCCACGGCGCCCAAGAGCAACTCGGCGTACCTGGCGATCGCCCAGGCTCGCGAGGACGTGGCCAAGGAGGGCGCAGCGCGCGTGCCGGACCATCTGGCGGGCTCCGCGCGTCTGGACAAGAGCAGTCAGCCGTATCTATACCCCCATGACTACCCGGGCGGCTGGGTCGCCCAGGATTACCTGCCGCCGGGCCTGTCCGGGCGGCGTTACTACAACCCGAAGGACAACCGCCGCGAGCAGCTCATCGCCGAGCACCTGGAGGCGCTGCGGGCGCAGCGAGAGGGCCGGTCGGTCGAGGCAAGGCCCCCCGTACAGGCCTCGCCCGCAGCGGCCCCGGAGACGCCGCCAACGACCACAGCCGGCACGAGGGATGAACAGGGTGAACATACAGAAGACAGCTCTGAGTGA